In the Ascochyta rabiei chromosome 17, complete sequence genome, one interval contains:
- a CDS encoding J domain-containing protein 1 encodes MLPKKSPILLSSYANAFAPLCYAHASPPQSCRHHISKPQHTTTARTYAQHANSDDADLLNWPEAIRPHTTPTPYQILNCNKGDAYKKNRYYALVKLYHPDRCHPGSSAHHLPLAVRLERYRMLVAAHDILSDAEKRKAYDAWGAGWAGHHRTPTSSGHSHNPYDWEFDRKKWNTDPRSNATWEDWERWYGENNEGGGQKERAIQMSNFTFMSLLFAFVALGGVMQGTRFSGFHSSVVEKRDQVHREASSVYQRSRHATMSGDRDERIRTFLEHREANLAGEESYHRLLPPSDNCSPNETTRQ; translated from the coding sequence ATGCTGCCCAAGAAGTCGCCCATCCTCCTCTCGTCCTACGCCAACGCCTTCGCGCCACTCTGCTACGCCCACGCCTCGCCGCCACAGTCATGTCGTCATCATATCTCGAAACCTCAGCACACGACAACCGCGCGCACATATGCCCAGCACGCCAACAGCGATGATGCAGACCTCCTCAACTGGCCCGAGGCCATCCGCCCCCACACAACGCCCACGCCCTATCAGATCTTGAACTGCAACAAGGGCGATGCGTACAAAAAGAACCGCTACTACGCCCTGGTCAAGCTCTACCACCCCGATCGCTGCCACCCCGGTTCCTCTGCCCACCATCTCCCACTCGCTGTACGCCTTGAGCGATACCGCATGCTGGTCGCCGCCCACGACATCCTCTCTGATGCCGAGAAACGGAAAGCGTACGATGCGTGGGGCGCGGGCTGGGCCGGCCATCACCGCACACCTACCTCCAGCGGACATTCCCACAACCCCTACGACTGGGAGTTTGACAGAAAGAAGTGGAACACGGATCCTCGCAGCAATGCGACCTGGGAGGACTGGGAGCGCTGGTACGGCGAGAACAACGAGGGTGGGGGGCAGAAGGAGCGAGCGATCCAGATGAGCAATTTCACATTTATGTCGCTGTTGTTTGCCTTTGTGGCCCTTGGCGGCGTCATGCAGGGTACGCGCTTCTCCGGCTTCCACAGCTCCGTGGTCGAGAAGAGAGACCAGGTGCATAGAGAAGCGAGTAGCGTGTATCAGCGGTCGAGGCATGCCACCATGAGCGGTGATCGCGATGAGCGGATACGCACCTTCTTGGAGCACAGAGAAGCAAATCTGGCAGGCGAGGAGAGCTATCACCGGCTACTTCCTCCATCTGACAACTGCTCTCCAAACGAGACCACGCGGCAGTGA
- a CDS encoding Chitinase has protein sequence MLRARSLQWFCLTIALLSATAFAQTSTSQDDCDWYCWIEGRLDALEQQVAKLTAVIYPGGSNNGNEPSYTQQPPQHVTSTPSRHSTTFGNPYTTTAYNGYPTNPRPTTTTTKEVVSVSTTSQASYPTDVSSHDGYRAIGYFGNWDIYARKFFPQNIPVERLTHVLYAFADNKDDGTVFFTDTYADTDIHYQGDSWSEAGNNVYGAVKQLQLLKQKNRNLKVMLSIGGWTYTNTNKHMDTPASTAAGRKKFADSCVAMIRDYGFDGIDIDWEYPQDTTQGGQLLELLKAIRKALDDYASTLIYEDGHGSSEQPHFELSIAAPAGQSNYKNMPLHDISQVLDFINLMTYDYAGSWDKASGHAQNLFKSTSNPASTPYNTFDVVQAYLSAGVPASKVNLGMPLYGRAFTNTAGLGQPYNGNGKGTWEAGVYDWKDLPLPGANMYYDQEAGATYSYDNSTGMLVSFDTVDMALMKTDWLKKTGLGGAMWWEVSGDRYDGTGLIDNVVSSLGGRDGSGLEQKSNWLRYPDSKFDNVKAFDG, from the exons ATGTTG CGCGCACGTTCATTACAGTGGTTTTGCCTCACCATCGCTCTTCTTTCGGCAACTGCATTCGCACAAACCTCGACGTCGCAAGATGATTGCGACTGGTACTGCTGGATAGAAGGGAGACTAGACGCCCTCGAGCAGCAAGTTGCTAAATTGACTGCGGTTATC TATCCTGGTGGATCAAACAACGGCAACGAGCCATCTTATACACAACAACCCCCACAACATGTTACAAGTACTCCATCGCGCCACTCGACGACGTTTGGCAACCCATAT ACAACCACAGCATACAATGGCTATCCTACGAACCCTAGaccgacgacgacaacaaccAAAGAAGTCGTGTCAGTATCCACGACAAGTCAGGCTTCATATCCAACAGACGTGAGCTCGCATGATGGGTACCGAGCCATAGGCTACTTTGGAAACTGGGACATCTACGCACGAAAGTTCTTCCCTCAGAACATTCCAGTTGAGAGACTTACCCATGTCTTATACGCATTCGCCGATAACAAGGACGATGGTACAGTCTTCTTTACAGACACCTACGCCGACACCGACATCCACTACCAAGGCGACTCTTGGTCAGAAGCAGGGAACAATGTCTACGGCGCTGTAAAGCAACTCCAGCTACTGAAGCAGAAGAACCGCAACCTCAAAGTCATGCTCAGCATCGGAGGCTGGACATACACCAATACTAACAAGCACATGGACACGCCCGCCTCCACTGCCGCCGGTCGCAAGAAATTCGCCGACAGCTGCGTGGCCATGATCCGCGACTATGGCTTCGACGGCATCGATATCGATTGGGAGTACCCGCAGGATACTACGCAGGGCGGTCAGCTCCTCGAACTCCTCAAAGCCATCCGCAAAGCCCTCGACGATTATGCCTCGACCCTTATCTACGAAGACGGCCACGGCAGCTCCGAACAGCCCCACTTCGAACTCTCCATCGCAGCACCCGCTGGGCAGTCCAACTACAAGAACATGCCTCTCCACGATATTAGCCAGGTGCTCGACTTCATCAACCTCATGACCTACGACTATGCAGGCTCATGGGACAAAGCATCCGGCCACGCACAAAACCTGTTCAAATCGACCTCCAACCCGGCGTCGACGCCGTACAACACATTCGACGTGGTGCAAGCCTACCTGTCCGCAGGCGTGCCCGCCTCCAAGGTAAACCTGGGCATGCCGCTGTACGGGCGCGCCTTCACCAACACGGCGGGCCTGGGCCAGCCGTACAATGGCAACGGAAAGGGAACGTGGGAGGCGGGCGTGTACGATTGGAAGGATCTGCCTCTTCCCGGCGCGAACATGTACTACGATCAGGAGGCGGGCGCAACCTACAGCTACGACAACAGCACAGGTATGCTGGTTAGCTTCGACACCGTGGATATGGCGCTCATGAAAACGGACTGGCTGAAGAAGACGGGGCTGGGTGGCGCCATGTGGTGGGAGGTTAGTGGAGATCGGTATGATGGCACGGGGCTGATTGATAATGTGGTCAGCTCTTTGGGAGGCAGGGATGGGTCTGGTTTGGAGCAGAAGAGTAACTGGTTACGTTACCCTGATAGTAAGTTTGACAACGTCAAGGCGTTTGATGGGTAG